The Lewinellaceae bacterium genome has a segment encoding these proteins:
- a CDS encoding sigma-70 family RNA polymerase sigma factor, whose translation MNPEPRLLKACIQGDRRAQFELYKLCYPTLMGVCRRYRKNEDEVAAMLNTGFLRMLNNLKKYSPSVPFIAWTKRIMINILIDDFRKNKKEREQVIYAEADRLMTDGNTVDYNEAEKYFDANHIECIINELPEISCQVFNLFAIDGYSHKEIADQLGMSEGTSKWYLSGARKMIQEQLSKEMKKSKAV comes from the coding sequence ATGAACCCGGAACCTCGATTATTAAAAGCATGCATCCAAGGGGATCGAAGGGCACAATTTGAATTGTACAAATTGTGTTATCCCACGCTTATGGGGGTTTGCCGGAGGTACCGAAAAAACGAGGATGAAGTGGCGGCTATGCTGAATACCGGTTTTTTAAGGATGTTGAATAATCTTAAAAAGTATTCCCCCTCAGTGCCATTTATCGCCTGGACAAAGCGCATTATGATCAATATCCTGATCGATGATTTTCGTAAAAATAAAAAGGAAAGGGAGCAAGTCATTTATGCCGAAGCAGATCGTTTGATGACCGACGGAAATACGGTGGATTACAACGAAGCTGAAAAGTATTTTGATGCCAATCATATTGAGTGCATAATCAACGAATTACCTGAAATTTCCTGCCAGGTGTTTAATCTTTTCGCGATCGATGGGTATTCACACAAGGAAATAGCGGATCAGCTGGGGATGTCGGAAGGCACCTCAAAATGGTACCTTTCGGGGGCCCGGAAAATGATACAGGAGCAATTGAGCAAAGAAATGAAAAAATCAAAAGCAGTATAA